One Aspergillus oryzae RIB40 DNA, chromosome 2 genomic window carries:
- a CDS encoding calpain-like protein (cytosolic Ca2+-dependent cysteine protease (calpain), large subunit (EF-Hand protein superfamily)), producing MDHDDDLTDMVFTPPLSTRSGGRKRRASQTPQETLRQFWNQFNSKFPGRVYTVLPDNPYARTKAERAPKGVIQGQDAGKSYEEARKECRRAVDRIVKECERLNQKYTDPHFDIEVDLKSGKRNCLDTLEEENMEMRPRGVKRVTEIFEKPRFFVNGPTASDVRQGRDGDCWFMAALCTMGNKQGLIEQICVARDEKIGVYGFVFYRDGEWQQCIVDDKLYLRAADYDESVDERPIWDDINRADTEEEYRKVWQTGSRALYFARCVDENETWLPLLEKAYAKAHGDFSAIEGGFVGEAIEDLTGGVTSEILSSSILDKDRFWKEELMKVNKEFLFGCGTGLYSNWLDPKYRGPPRDRKGISENHSYSIMDAKEIDGERLLRLRNPWGKKEWTGAWSDGSEQWTPEWMEKLGHKFGNDGFFWISYDDLLKKYQHFDRTRLFGPEWSIAQQWTTVNVPWSADYHSTKFMVNVTKAGPVVLVLSQLDSRYFRGLAGEYGFVLKFRVQKEGEDDYMVRSQSSHLICRSVNAEVDLEPGRYHVLMKVTAYRNGEMESTEEAVSRLAPIKREKLVQIGLSYDLAHAKGMVVETEDERRVREELEHHRKAAERQKQIEATRKKLQKEWIRQQKMTARKQRMAERISAKGQSNAVRNKAIEQILTDGPVQSPVELGNGSGAGFGAKHTRNGSVPIIQCNGVHVSEAEIIGKSQSAQSTLDSTYSSVSSYHEDLDMLEGFEFDPDLDMPPEEPAEPKPAHLTSNGCLEETNSDPWNAVCVVGLRVYSKDPQLSLEVVRSVSKRDTGAALDMDDPLKSASFSRLEAN from the exons ATGGACCACGACGACGACCTCACCGACATGGTTTTCACTCCACCACTCTCAACGCGCTCAGGGGGTCGAAAGCGAAGGGCAAGTCAAACGCCGCAGGAAACCCTGCGACAATTTTGGAACCAGTTCAACTCCAAATTCCCAGGGAGGGTCTATACCGTACTCCCCGACAATCCCTATGCACGTACCAAAGCAGAAAGAGCACCGAAAGGTGTTATTCAGGGACAAGATGCGGGCAAGTCCTATGAGGAAGCTCGAAAGGAATGTCGACGGGCCGTCGATCGCATTGTGAAAGAATGCGAGCGACTGAACCAGAAATATACAGACCCGCATTTCGACATCGAAGTTGATCTCAAGTCAGGAAAGAGGAACTGCCTGGACACGCTCGAGGAGGAAAATATGGAGATGCGCCCAAGGGGTGTGAAGAGAGTGACA GAAATCTTTGAGAAGCCACGGTTCTTCGTTAATGGACCAACTGCTTCCGACGTACGCCAGGGTCGCGACGGTGACTGTTGGTTCATGGCTGCCCTCTGCACAATGGGCAATAAACAGGGTTTAATTGAGCAGATTTGCGTAGCCCGGGATGAGAAGATCGGTGTCTATGGATTCGTCTTCTATCGCG ATGGCGAATGGCAACAATGTATCGTGGACGACAAATTATACTTGCGAGCAGCCGACTACGATGAATCAGTCGACGAGCGGCCGATCTGGGACGACATCAATCGGGCTGatacagaagaagagtacCGCAAGGTCTGGCAGACAGGATCGCGAGCTCTGTACTTTGCTCGGTGTGTAGATGAGAACGAAACCTGGCTGCCATTACTTGAAAAGGCTTATGCAAAAGCCCATGGCGATTTTTCAGCCATCGAAGGTGGTTTTGTGGG GGAGGCTATTGAAGACTTAACTGGCGGTGTTACTTCCGAGATCCTGTCGAGCAGCATCCTAGACAAAGATAGGTTctggaaggaagagcttATGAAAGTGAACAAAGAGTTCCTTTTTGGTTGTGGTACTGGCTTGTACTCTAACTGGCTGGACCCGAAGTATCGGGGGCCTCCAAGAGACAGGAAGGGTATATCCGAGAACCATTCATACTCTATTATGGATGCAAAGGAGATCGATGGAGAGCGCTTGCTTCGTCTAAG GAACCCTTGGGGTAAGAAAGAATGGACTGGCGCATGGAGTGACGGATCAGAGCAATGGACACCCGAGTGGATGGAAAAACTAGGACATAAATTCGGCAACGATGGT ttcttctggatctcctATGATGACCTTCTCAAGAAATATCAGCACTTCGACCGTACCCGTCTGTTTGGACCGGAATGGTCGATCGCACAGCAATGGACTACCGTGAATGTGCCATGGTCTGCCGACTACCACAGCACTAAATTCATGGTGAACGTGACCAAAGCAGGCCCAGTGGTCCTTGTCCTCTCCCAG TTGGACTCGCGCTACTTCAGGGGATTAGCTGGTGAATACGGCTTCGTCCTCAAGTTCCGGGTGCAGAaggaaggcgaagatgacTACATGGTgcgcagccaaagcagccacTTGATCTGTCGATCCGTAAACGCAGAAGTGGATCTCGAGCCTGGCCGCTACCATGTACTGATGAAAGTCACGGCGTACAGAAATGGCGAGATGGAATCGACCGAGGAAGCGGTAAGCCGCTTAGCACCGATCAAACGAGAAAAGCTCGTTCAGATCGGTCTCTCGTACGATCTAGCCCACGCCAAAGGCATGGTAGTCGAGACGGAGGATGAGAGGCGAGTACGCGAGGAACTAGAACATCATCGCAAGGCagcagaaagacagaaacaGATCGAGGCCACCAGGAAGAAGTTGCAAAAAGAATGGATTCGGCAGCAGAAGATGACCGCCCGGAAACAAAGGATGGCTGAGAGGATTTCTGCAAAAGGCCAAAGCAACGCTGTTAGAAACAAAGCTATCGAGCAGATTCTCACGGACGGCCCAGTCCAGTCTCCAGTCGAACTGGGTAACGGTTCAGGTGCTGGCTTTGGTGCGAAGCATACAAGAAACGGCAGCGTACCAATCATCCAGTGCAACGGTGTTCATGTTTCTGAGGCTGAGATCATCGGGAAAAGCCAGTCGGCACAGTCGACTTTAGACTCCACGTACTCCAGTGTCTCATCGTATCATGAAGATCTGGACATGTTGGAGGGATTTGAGTTTGACCCTGACCTTGATATGCCCCCTGAAGAGCCAGCAGAGCCAAAGCCTGCACATTTGACGTCCAATGGCTGTCTTGAGGAGACCAACAGTGACCCTTGGAATGCTGTGTGTGTCGTAGGCTTGCGGGTCTACTCCAAAGATCCGCAGTTGTCACTCGAGGTAGTCCGTTCCGTGTCTAAGAGAGATACGGGTGCCGCGCTCGATATGGACGATCCCCTGAAGAGTGCTTCCTTTAGTCGACTGGAAGCCAACTAA
- a CDS encoding uncharacterized protein (predicted protein), translated as MADPQESLVDIVKKNKFTAKSDDEIVELFKNAFKTELNHLKNASPTVESGATKKWNGTPSQKVFGDDYHEVNRTLTSMLAIKWVLTGDYKTFTSGQDTGKLSEKSFVKMQEFFRDRLPTPEDVYALIVALMIDDIGKDKALAENVEIPEENHGEVLLKAVEKGLVPALEAITDQAKKQNIIQSLTIGSKLDISQIVQGETVPHSMLALNDSRNLHDAFNIKAMVTLLDVGGAAAHSDPRGCIVMTQPIFDHYMKAIELLDEYRRKENPGWPECYNKYLAYRADILKDNGFALLSTKDSEERALLRLLCMG; from the coding sequence ATGGCCGACCCACAGGAGtctcttgttgatattgttaaaaaaaataaattcACCGCCAAATCAGACGATGAGATTGTTGAACTCTTCAAGAACGCATTCAAGACTGAACTCAATCATCTAAAAAATGCAAGTCCCACCGTGGAGTCCGGTGCGACGAAGAAATGGAACGGGACACCATCACAGAAAGTCTTCGGGGATGATTACCACGAAGTCAATCGAACACTAACCAGCATGTTGGCCATTAAATGGGTCCTGACTGGCGATTATAAAACTTTTACAAGTGGTCAAGATACCGGGAAGCTGTCGGAGAAATCTTTCGTGAAAATGCAGGAGTTCTTTCGCGATCGATTGCCTACCCCAGAGGATGTTTATGCACTTATTGTTGCATTGATGATTGACGATATCGGGAAGGACAAAGCTCTTGCTGAGAATGTGGAAATCCCTGAGGAAAACCATGGAGAAGTGTTGCTCAAGGCCGTGGAGAAGGGATTAGTGCCTGCCTTGGAAGCCATCACGGAtcaagccaagaaacagaataTCATCCAGAGCCTGACCATCGGCTCGAAACTTGATATTTCACAGATAGTCCAGGGGGAAACCGTCCCGCATAGCATGCTTGCTTTGAATGATAGCCGGAACCTGCATGATGCATTCAATATCAAGGCCATGGTAACGTTGCTGGACGTGGGAGGGGCTGCTGCGCATAGTGACCCGCGCGGGTGCATTGTGATGACACAACCGATATTCGATCACTATATGAAGGCCATCGAGCTCTTGGATGAATATCGCAGAAAGGAAAACCCAGGCTGGCCAGAATGCTACAACAAGTATCTGGCTTACCGTGCTGATATTCTGAAGGACAATGGGTTCGCTTTACTATCTACTAAAGACTCGGAAGAGCGTGCgcttcttcgacttctttgCATGGGGTGA